A genomic window from Helicobacter suis HS1 includes:
- the gatC gene encoding Asp-tRNA(Asn)/Glu-tRNA(Gln) amidotransferase subunit GatC has protein sequence MQLAELSMLEIENSEHDKLKAHLEEVLDFVENLNTMDLKEVGDLEQENTPFREDYAVHNPSVSQAILKQAPQSQEGYFDVPKIIET, from the coding sequence ATGCAATTAGCAGAACTCTCCATGCTAGAAATAGAAAACTCAGAACATGATAAATTAAAAGCGCATTTAGAGGAGGTGTTAGATTTTGTGGAAAATCTTAACACAATGGATTTAAAAGAAGTGGGCGATTTGGAGCAAGAAAACACCCCTTTTAGAGAAGATTATGCTGTGCATAACCCTAGTGTTTCACAAGCTATTTTAAAACAAGCCCCCCAATCTCAAGAAGGTTATTTTGATGTTCCTAAGATCATTGAAACCTAA
- the wecB gene encoding non-hydrolyzing UDP-N-acetylglucosamine 2-epimerase: MKLSTSIKLVKLYTILGARPQFIKARALSATLKQNPYIHSPHATYQLQEFYIHTNQHSQANMSMDFFKELHLDSPTHTLPKAPNHLSRLEHVGFMFAKLKTICTQERPDFILVYGDTNSTLAGSLIAHFLNIPLIHIEAGLRSDNFNMPEEYNRIATDKLSTLLFCPTKQAYHTFKPKPHQKLYFSGDVMLDNVLFYQNHAHPPQGFEAKNFLFATLHRASNIDNQDCLHAIISALEELAQQIPVFLALHPRTAMALEKYNLFLKHTHILPPLSYLETLYMLKHARLVLTDSGGLQKEAYFCKTPVLILREQSEYQVLIEEGAGVLVGHDKARIIQIAMQSLKEQPKLSFASMHPFGEGHSASLILQAIKEHVCYLESLVLEDL, encoded by the coding sequence TTGAAATTGTCTACCAGTATTAAGCTTGTCAAACTCTACACCATTTTAGGGGCGCGGCCGCAATTTATCAAGGCTAGGGCTTTAAGCGCTACACTTAAACAAAATCCATATATCCATAGTCCACATGCCACCTACCAACTCCAAGAGTTTTATATCCACACTAACCAGCACAGCCAAGCTAACATGAGCATGGATTTTTTCAAAGAATTACACCTAGATAGCCCCACACATACCCTACCAAAAGCCCCTAATCACCTAAGCCGTTTAGAGCATGTAGGGTTTATGTTTGCTAAACTCAAGACAATTTGTACTCAAGAGCGCCCGGATTTTATTTTAGTTTATGGGGACACTAATTCTACTCTAGCTGGAAGTTTGATCGCGCATTTTTTAAATATTCCGCTAATACACATTGAAGCGGGTTTAAGAAGTGATAACTTTAACATGCCCGAAGAATATAACCGTATTGCTACAGACAAACTAAGTACACTCCTTTTTTGCCCCACTAAACAGGCCTATCATACCTTTAAACCAAAGCCACACCAAAAGCTCTATTTTAGTGGAGATGTGATGTTAGATAATGTATTGTTTTATCAAAACCATGCCCATCCTCCACAAGGATTTGAGGCTAAAAACTTTCTCTTTGCAACTTTGCATAGAGCAAGCAATATTGATAACCAAGATTGTTTACACGCCATTATTAGCGCCTTAGAAGAATTAGCCCAACAAATACCGGTATTTTTAGCTCTGCACCCTAGAACTGCTATGGCCTTAGAAAAATACAATCTCTTTTTAAAACACACCCATATTTTGCCACCTCTAAGTTATTTAGAAACTCTTTATATGCTTAAACATGCGCGCCTTGTATTAACAGATAGTGGAGGGTTACAAAAAGAGGCGTATTTTTGTAAGACACCGGTTTTAATTTTACGCGAGCAGAGTGAGTATCAGGTATTAATAGAGGAAGGGGCGGGAGTATTAGTTGGGCATGACAAGGCGCGCATTATACAGATAGCCATGCAAAGTCTTAAAGAACAACCTAAACTTAGTTTTGCTAGTATGCATCCCTTTGGGGAGGGGCATAGCGCTTCACTTATTTTACAAGCTATCAAGGAGCATGTATGTTATTTGGAATCATTGGTGTTGGAGGATTTATAG
- a CDS encoding DegT/DnrJ/EryC1/StrS family aminotransferase: MDLYNLADLHQEHAIEIEDALLACARSGRYILGGVVEELEQELANKAQFTFALGTSSGSASLLLAILACGIGCEDEVITPAFGFIAAVEMLLLIGAKPVLIDINPRTYHLDLKALERAITPKTKAILPLSLFGMASDRYALKALAKDHDLVVIEDCAQSFLAPYHSATNDAPDILTTSFFPTKPLGCYGDGGAVFCNDVNLYAKLKALRVHGQSQKYSHIYLGLNARLDALQASILKVKLKYYKTHLERLRALAKTYHTLLSPLNLQLPLDTIQTKHCTRQNIYSQYPILHPKRDQLVAKLKQAGIQTAIHYPKPLHHQEALKHLGYPPSAFPNALKVSKQILSLPLNTNLNMQDLEKVAQIIAHV, encoded by the coding sequence ATGGATCTGTATAATCTAGCAGACTTGCACCAAGAACATGCAATAGAAATTGAGGACGCGCTTTTAGCGTGTGCTAGAAGTGGGCGCTATATTTTAGGGGGTGTTGTAGAAGAGCTAGAACAAGAGTTAGCTAATAAAGCTCAGTTTACATTTGCCTTAGGTACTTCTAGTGGGAGTGCTAGTTTGCTTTTGGCCATTTTAGCCTGTGGCATTGGCTGTGAAGATGAGGTGATCACGCCTGCTTTTGGTTTTATAGCCGCCGTAGAAATGTTATTACTCATAGGGGCTAAACCGGTTTTAATAGATATTAATCCGCGTACTTATCACTTAGATTTAAAAGCCTTAGAAAGGGCAATTACTCCTAAAACAAAAGCCATTCTTCCTTTAAGTCTTTTTGGAATGGCCAGCGATCGCTATGCTTTAAAGGCGCTTGCAAAAGATCATGATTTAGTAGTGATTGAAGACTGTGCCCAGAGTTTTTTAGCCCCCTATCATAGCGCTACTAACGATGCACCTGATATTTTAACCACTAGTTTTTTCCCCACTAAACCACTAGGGTGTTATGGCGATGGGGGGGCTGTATTTTGTAATGATGTTAACTTATACGCTAAACTTAAAGCCCTACGCGTACATGGCCAAAGCCAAAAATATAGCCACATTTATTTAGGTCTTAATGCTAGATTAGATGCCCTGCAGGCTAGCATATTAAAAGTTAAGCTTAAGTATTACAAGACACATTTAGAGCGTCTGCGTGCTTTGGCAAAAACCTACCACACTCTTTTAAGCCCTTTAAACTTACAACTACCCCTAGATACAATCCAGACAAAACACTGCACCCGCCAAAATATTTATTCTCAATACCCTATTTTGCACCCTAAACGAGATCAGCTAGTAGCAAAGCTCAAACAAGCAGGGATTCAAACAGCTATCCATTACCCAAAACCCCTCCACCACCAAGAAGCACTCAAACATTTAGGCTATCCTCCCTCAGCCTTCCCCAATGCCCTAAAGGTTTCAAAACAAATTTTAAGCCTACCGCTAAACACAAATTTAAACATGCAGGATTTAGAAAAAGTTGCCCAAATCATCGCCCATGTTTAA
- a CDS encoding acyltransferase codes for MRLIHPSASIHPSTYIDARVCIQEGVKIWHFCHLLEESYLGKNVSVGQNCVIGPRVRIGQGCKIQNNVSLHEGVECEDFVFIGPSVVFTNVLRPRSFIKTKRSEFLRTRLKTGCSIGANATILCGICIGTYAFVAAGSVVTRDVPDFAMIKGNPGRFVRFVDKALNPLVFKNNRAIDSLDGSIYVLENNQVRLL; via the coding sequence ATTAGATTGATTCACCCTAGCGCTAGTATCCACCCTTCTACTTATATTGATGCGCGTGTTTGTATCCAAGAGGGGGTTAAAATTTGGCATTTTTGCCACCTTTTAGAGGAAAGTTATTTGGGTAAAAATGTGAGTGTGGGGCAAAATTGTGTGATTGGGCCTAGAGTCCGCATAGGGCAGGGTTGTAAAATCCAAAATAATGTGAGTTTGCATGAGGGGGTGGAGTGTGAGGATTTTGTTTTTATTGGGCCTAGTGTGGTTTTTACCAATGTTTTAAGACCCAGAAGTTTTATCAAAACTAAGCGCTCAGAATTTTTACGCACACGCCTAAAAACAGGTTGTAGCATTGGGGCTAATGCGACGATTTTATGCGGGATTTGTATTGGGACTTATGCCTTTGTAGCAGCGGGGAGTGTTGTAACTAGAGATGTACCGGATTTTGCGATGATTAAGGGTAACCCCGGGCGTTTTGTGCGCTTTGTAGATAAAGCACTCAACCCCTTAGTTTTTAAAAATAACCGGGCAATAGATAGCTTAGATGGCTCTATTTATGTATTAGAAAATAACCAAGTACGCTTACTCTAA
- a CDS encoding nucleotide sugar dehydrogenase — protein MFKNNPTLAILGLGYVGLPLALAFGAHFKTIGYDISYKRICELQNHHDYNQEIAPIDFTKAPLLHFTNNSCDLKGVDVFIIAMPTPIDANNQPDLSKLQSASILVGSFLRPSGLVIYESTTYPTCTQKFCAPLLEQASKLIYNQDFFIGYSPERINVGEKRPLHTIVKLTSGSTPESARYVDWLYSHIAPTYLTSSIEIAESAKILENTQRDLNIAFMNDMAMLLARLDIPLYEVLDACQTKWNFLPFTPGFVGGHCIGIDSYYLAFLAKQLNYDPALIQITRQINNAMPNFIASKITQLLNTHKLPIQGASILLLGVSFKENCNDLRNTQSLLLKQELESFGCCVALFDPLIDSKALEELYQTSLLEQLPKTPTYHAIILVIGHGVFRNLEIPSLLLPQGFIYDLKRFFNPPPPVVLYTP, from the coding sequence ATGTTTAAAAATAACCCTACTTTAGCTATTTTGGGTTTAGGTTATGTTGGATTACCCTTAGCCTTAGCCTTTGGAGCACACTTTAAAACAATTGGCTATGATATTTCTTATAAGCGAATCTGTGAATTACAAAACCACCATGATTACAACCAAGAAATAGCCCCCATAGATTTTACAAAAGCCCCCCTTTTGCATTTTACAAATAATTCTTGCGATTTAAAAGGGGTAGATGTTTTTATTATTGCGATGCCAACGCCCATAGATGCAAATAACCAACCCGATTTATCTAAACTCCAAAGCGCCTCTATTCTGGTGGGTTCTTTTTTGCGCCCATCTGGGCTTGTTATCTATGAATCCACAACCTATCCTACTTGCACACAAAAATTTTGCGCTCCCTTATTAGAACAAGCTAGTAAACTTATTTATAACCAAGATTTTTTTATCGGCTATTCCCCTGAGCGAATCAATGTTGGAGAAAAAAGGCCTTTACACACAATTGTTAAACTCACCTCTGGGAGTACGCCAGAAAGCGCGCGCTATGTTGACTGGCTTTATAGCCATATCGCACCGACTTATCTGACTAGTTCCATAGAAATAGCCGAGAGTGCTAAGATTTTAGAAAACACGCAAAGAGATTTAAACATCGCCTTTATGAATGACATGGCCATGTTATTAGCCCGTCTTGATATTCCTCTTTATGAAGTTTTAGATGCCTGCCAAACAAAATGGAATTTTTTACCCTTTACCCCGGGTTTTGTGGGCGGGCATTGTATTGGCATTGATTCGTATTACTTGGCATTTTTAGCCAAACAGCTAAATTATGATCCGGCTTTAATCCAGATCACTAGACAAATTAATAATGCCATGCCAAATTTTATCGCCTCTAAAATCACCCAATTACTCAATACCCACAAACTACCCATACAAGGGGCTTCAATTTTACTCTTAGGGGTGAGTTTTAAAGAAAATTGTAATGACTTGCGCAACACCCAAAGCCTGCTTTTAAAACAAGAATTAGAATCTTTTGGGTGCTGTGTAGCCCTTTTTGATCCTCTCATTGATTCTAAAGCCCTTGAAGAGCTGTATCAAACTTCGCTTTTAGAGCAACTCCCCAAAACCCCCACCTACCATGCCATTATTTTGGTAATCGGGCATGGTGTTTTTAGAAATTTAGAAATACCTTCTCTTCTTTTGCCTCAAGGTTTTATCTATGATTTAAAACGCTTTTTTAACCCGCCTCCGCCGGTTGTACTTTACACACCCTAG
- a CDS encoding TonB-dependent receptor domain-containing protein yields MCAFGVVGVGALLAEESRTLGKVTTLGERTFEYNNEMKIDRKELQQRQSNQVNDLFRTRADVNVAGGGLMAQKIYVRGMESRLLRVTIDGAAQNGNIFHHDSNTIIDPGMLKEIDVIKGAASASAGPGAIAGKMAMETIGANDFLRKGQSYGSSAAVSFYTNFGYRVNTIAAYRANKWDILGYYTNQRIFYYRDGNHAMKNLFHPTYDIDDPAASDKVIGSPSQQNNILFKINGYFNEKDSLAVSYNMTRYDSTRLLRPNATSAWSKANDPGTQPAPFVIDFGKELAYLINVNHNLSFKYNHEGGSDFNKPRITATTFLNVRNGNYKPVNNPFAVTSNEPTNPYYIQEVNQWCALNPSSCEKGTITPAPGGGYNISTDTNGQQMVPKYKAYDMTPPNAQNPQANDWTLGNADAEGTLQRDIFLINSGVNVKVQHPISPDYANVFEYGAIYQNLTAFSGLAQKNGLYPGNINPNDPTGPGLPYRHYYMDPDDAYNQNMSVANPAYRDLPQNSYGVGNIIGGYVQANYNFLKNLIIGAGTRYDIYLLKDKNGDNHFTSGFSPSATILYNPIENLGLKLSYAYVTKGALPGDGVLMRDPSVIYEKNLKPAIGQNAEFNLDYNSPYFNVRGAGFYQVINNFVNSYGQDVSKNGGGNATAKNLTGNLAQTIAIFGYEVSGNVKYKGFTGTFSIARSWPTANVKGKYYLLADTYALAATYGNVFILKADYVFKHAGLSLTWLSRFVTNMYYNGYSIYYPGYGLIPIHKPGYGVHNIYVNWTPPYKRFNGLRLSAVFNNILNKQYVSQTSVWQASADAPHGDMLARNGQIRMALPEPGFNARFEIVYQY; encoded by the coding sequence ATTTGTGCTTTTGGTGTGGTGGGGGTTGGGGCGCTTTTGGCTGAGGAATCACGGACTCTAGGTAAAGTAACCACTCTTGGCGAGCGCACCTTTGAGTATAATAATGAGATGAAAATTGACCGTAAAGAATTACAACAACGACAAAGTAATCAGGTTAATGATTTATTTAGAACAAGGGCAGATGTGAATGTGGCAGGTGGGGGATTAATGGCACAAAAAATCTATGTAAGGGGCATGGAAAGTCGTTTATTGCGCGTTACCATTGATGGGGCGGCACAAAATGGGAATATATTTCACCATGATAGCAACACCATTATTGATCCAGGAATGCTCAAAGAAATTGATGTGATTAAAGGCGCGGCTAGTGCTTCAGCTGGACCGGGAGCTATTGCCGGGAAAATGGCGATGGAAACCATCGGGGCTAATGATTTTTTGCGCAAGGGGCAAAGTTATGGGAGCAGTGCTGCGGTGAGTTTTTACACTAATTTTGGCTACCGCGTTAACACTATTGCGGCTTATCGCGCTAATAAATGGGATATTTTAGGTTATTACACAAATCAGAGAATTTTTTACTATCGCGATGGCAATCACGCCATGAAAAATCTCTTCCACCCTACCTATGATATTGATGATCCAGCTGCAAGTGATAAAGTCATTGGTAGCCCTAGCCAGCAAAACAATATTTTATTTAAAATCAATGGCTATTTTAATGAAAAGGACAGTCTGGCCGTGAGTTATAACATGACGCGCTATGACTCTACTCGTTTGTTGCGCCCTAATGCCACTAGTGCTTGGAGTAAGGCTAATGATCCGGGTACCCAGCCTGCTCCCTTTGTAATTGATTTTGGTAAAGAGCTGGCTTATTTGATCAATGTCAACCACAACCTTTCTTTTAAATACAACCATGAAGGCGGAAGCGATTTTAATAAACCCCGCATCACCGCAACAACCTTTTTAAATGTGCGCAATGGTAATTATAAACCGGTAAATAATCCCTTTGCAGTTACTTCAAATGAGCCCACTAACCCTTATTATATCCAAGAGGTGAATCAATGGTGCGCGCTTAATCCTAGTAGTTGTGAAAAAGGTACAATCACTCCTGCACCCGGTGGGGGTTATAATATTAGTACAGATACAAATGGACAACAAATGGTGCCAAAATATAAAGCCTATGACATGACTCCTCCTAATGCGCAAAACCCGCAAGCTAATGACTGGACTTTAGGCAATGCCGATGCAGAAGGGACTTTGCAACGCGATATTTTCTTAATTAATTCTGGAGTCAATGTTAAAGTCCAACACCCCATTAGCCCTGATTATGCAAATGTCTTTGAATACGGCGCGATTTATCAAAACCTCACCGCTTTCTCCGGTTTAGCTCAAAAAAATGGTTTGTATCCGGGCAATATTAACCCCAATGATCCAACCGGTCCAGGACTACCCTATCGCCACTACTACATGGACCCCGATGATGCGTATAACCAAAACATGAGCGTGGCTAATCCGGCTTATCGTGATTTGCCCCAAAATTCCTATGGAGTGGGCAATATCATCGGGGGGTATGTGCAGGCTAATTACAACTTCTTAAAAAACCTCATCATAGGGGCGGGTACGCGTTATGATATTTATTTATTAAAAGATAAAAATGGGGATAATCATTTTACCTCTGGCTTTAGCCCTAGTGCCACTATTTTATATAACCCCATTGAAAACTTAGGTTTAAAACTCTCTTATGCCTATGTTACAAAGGGCGCATTACCCGGTGATGGAGTCTTAATGCGCGATCCAAGTGTGATTTATGAAAAGAATCTCAAACCAGCTATCGGACAGAATGCAGAATTTAATCTTGACTACAATAGCCCTTATTTTAATGTCCGTGGCGCTGGCTTTTATCAGGTGATTAATAACTTTGTTAATTCCTACGGGCAAGATGTTTCTAAAAATGGAGGTGGCAATGCTACGGCTAAAAATCTCACTGGCAATCTAGCCCAAACCATTGCTATTTTTGGGTATGAAGTGAGTGGGAATGTAAAATACAAAGGCTTTACAGGTACTTTTTCTATCGCTAGGTCTTGGCCCACGGCTAATGTTAAGGGCAAATACTATTTATTAGCCGATACCTATGCTTTAGCCGCCACCTATGGCAATGTTTTCATTCTTAAAGCCGACTATGTCTTTAAACATGCCGGTTTAAGCCTCACATGGCTAAGCCGCTTTGTTACGAATATGTATTATAACGGCTACAGCATTTATTATCCGGGTTATGGATTAATCCCTATTCATAAACCCGGGTATGGTGTGCATAATATCTATGTCAACTGGACACCGCCTTATAAACGCTTTAATGGTTTGCGTTTATCCGCTGTCTTTAATAATATTTTAAATAAGCAATATGTCAGCCAAACCTCTGTCTGGCAAGCAAGCGCTGATGCCCCGCATGGAGATATGCTTGCTAGAAATGGCCAGATTCGCATGGCTTTACCAGAACCGGGCTTTAACGCACGTTTTGAAATTGTCTACCAGTATTAA
- the trpA gene encoding tryptophan synthase subunit alpha: protein MRYAEIFNKRGIFVPFMMSGDPSYALSFEIVKTLIDAGADALELGFAFSDPMADGVVIQASHLRALKAGVDMRSNFNWLSQIRDYNAKIPIGLLVYANLIYHFGIENFYRACFESGVDSVLVADVPLIESQAFLEAAYKYQISPVFIAAPHTKKADLERIATLSQAYIYVLARAGVTGAKQVLGGEAKEVIFTLKQCSDVPCLLGFGISKPDHMQRALAMGADGVICGSAVVQIIEEHLNSSSMLTELQRFSQTMLTAVC from the coding sequence ATGAGATATGCAGAAATTTTTAATAAACGGGGTATTTTTGTACCCTTCATGATGTCAGGCGATCCTAGTTATGCGCTTAGTTTTGAAATTGTCAAAACTTTAATAGATGCGGGAGCTGATGCATTAGAGTTAGGTTTTGCTTTTTCTGATCCAATGGCTGATGGAGTGGTGATTCAAGCTAGCCATTTGCGGGCATTAAAAGCGGGTGTGGATATGCGCTCTAATTTTAATTGGCTTTCTCAAATCCGCGATTATAACGCTAAAATCCCTATTGGGCTGTTGGTATATGCTAATTTAATTTATCATTTTGGGATTGAAAACTTTTATCGCGCTTGCTTTGAGAGTGGGGTAGATAGCGTACTTGTTGCTGATGTACCTTTAATAGAGAGTCAGGCTTTTTTGGAAGCAGCATATAAATACCAGATTAGCCCGGTCTTTATCGCCGCCCCACACACTAAAAAAGCAGATTTAGAACGCATCGCCACGCTTAGCCAAGCCTATATTTATGTACTAGCCCGTGCGGGGGTTACAGGGGCTAAACAGGTTTTAGGAGGAGAGGCTAAAGAAGTGATCTTTACTTTAAAGCAATGTAGCGATGTACCCTGCTTACTAGGATTTGGAATTTCTAAGCCAGATCATATGCAGAGGGCGCTAGCTATGGGAGCAGACGGTGTGATTTGTGGCTCAGCTGTGGTGCAAATTATAGAAGAACATCTAAATTCCTCAAGCATGCTAACAGAGCTACAACGCTTTAGCCAAACCATGCTTACAGCCGTTTGTTAA
- a CDS encoding Gfo/Idh/MocA family oxidoreductase, translating into MLFGIIGVGGFIAPRHIKAIYETGHVLDCAVDVHDSVGVLDQYYLDCEFFTSLEDLHQYILNCKDQEKFLDFLAICTPNYLHFEHIEFALSHGINAICEKPLVLDPNELDEIKNLEKKYNRRVFNIMQLRLHPNMLDLKQNIQATLQNEPTKVYHISLTYLILRGKWYFSSWKGNIDRSGGLAANIGIHFFDMLLHIFGSVVDSVVHVHTAHCMGGLLTLEHAKVSWFLSVSPGSLGLRQDQAHRYLVLEGQEIDFSTGFEELHTKNYQQIINNEGLTLDDLRSAIELVDSIRHAKPSEPDTDCHPLCHKVLD; encoded by the coding sequence ATGTTATTTGGAATCATTGGTGTTGGAGGATTTATAGCCCCTAGACATATCAAGGCTATTTATGAAACCGGGCATGTATTAGATTGTGCCGTAGATGTACATGATAGCGTGGGGGTTTTGGATCAATATTATTTAGATTGTGAATTTTTCACCTCTTTAGAGGATTTGCACCAGTATATTTTAAACTGCAAAGATCAGGAGAAATTTTTAGATTTCCTAGCCATTTGTACCCCTAATTACTTACACTTTGAGCATATTGAATTTGCTCTAAGCCATGGGATCAATGCCATTTGTGAAAAACCATTGGTACTTGATCCAAATGAATTAGACGAAATAAAGAATTTGGAGAAGAAATATAACCGCCGTGTGTTTAATATCATGCAACTACGCCTCCACCCTAATATGTTAGATTTAAAGCAAAATATACAGGCAACTTTGCAAAATGAACCTACAAAGGTTTATCATATTTCTCTTACCTACCTCATCTTGCGGGGGAAATGGTATTTTAGTTCTTGGAAGGGCAATATTGATCGCAGTGGAGGATTAGCCGCTAATATTGGTATCCATTTCTTTGACATGCTATTACATATTTTTGGCTCTGTAGTGGATAGTGTGGTGCATGTACACACAGCCCATTGTATGGGAGGGTTATTAACTTTAGAGCATGCTAAAGTGTCTTGGTTTCTCTCTGTTAGTCCGGGCAGTTTAGGATTGCGCCAAGATCAAGCGCACCGCTATTTAGTGCTAGAGGGACAAGAAATTGATTTTAGTACAGGCTTTGAAGAGTTGCATACAAAAAATTACCAGCAAATCATCAATAACGAAGGTTTAACTTTAGACGATTTGCGCTCTGCAATTGAACTAGTAGATAGCATCCGCCATGCTAAGCCCTCAGAACCAGATACAGATTGCCATCCACTGTGCCATAAAGTATTAGATTGA
- a CDS encoding outer membrane protein: MFKSKIFTPHAKKSAKLISGGVFLGVCTLSLSAENSAAFIGVGLEVGRANKEVVGEKNGQLFQVPQGTVVLSASKPDANQVGGDQCVQGNCKAVWSSETMLSSNANNPGRNQPMFGLNVLAGYKQFFGKKKWFGLRYYGFFDYGHSNFSNATASNRVSVFYLNDAKVDMYTYGAGIDMLFNIINKTKFVFGLFIGSQFAGNSWTSNKANYFNQGYVIGTVPGECAYIPDSDNPCNGSTPTTDIGTSGNINPASLKTTGPLKHSINSTHFQFLVNVGLRTNIIKHHGVEFGIKIPTLPSLYYKGSAWKSNNLYTLQETFRRQYSMYLRYIYSF; this comes from the coding sequence ATGTTTAAGAGCAAGATTTTTACACCACATGCTAAAAAGAGTGCTAAATTAATAAGTGGTGGGGTTTTTTTAGGTGTTTGTACCCTTAGTTTGTCGGCAGAAAATAGCGCGGCCTTTATTGGAGTGGGTTTAGAAGTGGGGCGGGCTAATAAAGAAGTTGTGGGGGAAAAAAATGGGCAATTATTCCAGGTCCCACAAGGCACGGTTGTACTGAGTGCATCTAAACCAGATGCTAACCAAGTTGGGGGGGATCAATGCGTACAGGGAAATTGTAAGGCGGTGTGGTCTAGTGAGACTATGCTAAGTAGTAATGCTAATAATCCCGGGCGTAACCAACCCATGTTTGGGCTCAATGTTTTAGCAGGCTACAAACAATTTTTTGGCAAAAAGAAGTGGTTTGGGTTGCGTTATTATGGCTTTTTTGACTATGGGCATAGTAATTTTTCTAATGCTACAGCTTCTAATCGCGTGAGTGTGTTTTATCTTAACGATGCTAAGGTGGATATGTACACCTATGGAGCAGGAATAGACATGCTTTTTAACATCATTAATAAAACTAAGTTTGTCTTTGGTCTTTTTATAGGATCACAATTTGCGGGCAATTCTTGGACGAGTAATAAGGCAAATTATTTTAATCAAGGCTATGTGATTGGCACTGTCCCCGGAGAATGTGCTTATATTCCAGATAGTGATAATCCTTGTAATGGTTCTACTCCCACTACAGATATTGGCACGAGTGGAAATATTAACCCTGCTTCTTTAAAAACCACAGGCCCCCTAAAACACAGTATCAACAGTACGCATTTTCAATTTTTAGTCAATGTGGGTTTGCGCACCAATATCATCAAACACCACGGGGTAGAATTTGGGATAAAAATCCCCACTTTGCCCAGTCTATACTACAAGGGAAGCGCTTGGAAGAGCAATAATCTTTACACGCTACAAGAAACTTTTAGACGGCAATATTCCATGTATTTGCGCTATATTTATAGCTTTTAG